The DNA sequence GAAGTTGAAATTTTGTTAATGACTTCAAAACTAGAAGATCTTCAgagaagatttacagatgataaaaatatcttttacttGGCTTATTTGTCTGACTTTTTTGAGGCACTTAATGTCCTGAATCTGAAGCTTCAAGGCCGTAAAAACCTCTTAAACACTTATGATGCAACTAAggggtttatagaaaaaataTCGCTTTGGCAACGCCGCCTTCACAGTTCCAAGCCAAACTTTTCCTCTTTTCCTAAACTGAATGACCTCCTCGATGATATTCAAACCCTTCCACAACATCTAGTTTCGGATTTGAAAGACGTCATATCAAATCAAATTCGAAAGTACTTTCCAGATGTTAGCTCGGAAAACTGGGAATTTAAGTTGACAAGATTTTTTCATATCGACTCATATCGACTCATATCAACTTGGAGAAAAAAACTTCATAAAAATGACATCAAAAAAGGATGTATACCGAATTTATGGAAGAATACATACAATTTGGTCCCATGTCCAAGGTTGATGATAGTCAACAGAGCTTTTCGTATTATCTTCCCCATCACGGGTCTATCTTCTTCTGGTCTATCAATACATGACATTCAAATTTCGGGTCCTACCATTCAGGACgatttattcttaattttattgcgTTTTCGACAACATGCATTTGTTGTGTCTGCtgatattacaaaaatgtatcAGGTGCTCGTAGATCCTGAACAACGAGCACTTCAGCAAATTTTCTGGCGTTCTTCTCCTTCTGATACTCTGAGCACATATCAGCTAAATACGATCACATATGGAACAGCTTCAGCTTCGTTTCAGGTCATTCGTTGCTTATTTCAGTTAGCATCCGAGAATAAAGGTCTTCACCCTGCTGCTTCCAAGATCATCAAGCGAGATTTCTATGTTGATGATCTTCTGGCAGGTGAAAATAGCGCAGAGTCATTGTCAATTGTATGCAAGGATATCAACAATATCTTAAACAGCGGATGTTTTGAGTTGAGGAAGTGGGTATCGAATGATCCGGTAGTTCTTAATAAAATTCAAAGTTCCAAGTCTCTATCAAATCTAAAATCATTCGTTGGAGAAGAAAAGGTAAAGGTACTTCGTCTAGATTGGATGTGTGATTCGGACACACTAACATATAAGGTAGCTGATTTAAGTAATCCTAATAAGATAACGAAGAGAATAATTCTTTCTAGTATTGCTCAGATCTATGATTCTCTTGGGCTGCTTAACGCTTGCACAATTACGGCCAAGATTATAATGCAAATTCTTTGGCAAGAAAAGCAAGGCTGGGATGAATATGTTTTATGCCAATCTGCCAAATCGTTTTTACGCAGTGGCAGCATTTCAAGGAGGAATTACTTAGATTAAATAATGTCGAAATACCTAGGTACGTAAAATTAAAGGATTCGATCTCTTGTGAGCTACATGGTTTTTCTGGTGCCAGCAACAAGGCACATGGTACTGCAATCTATGTTAAGAGTGTTGATTCTGATGGACATGTTATGCGCAAAATCCAAGGTCGCACCCCTAAGGGTGATTAGCATACCTCGTTTGGAATTGTGCGGCGCATTGTTACTTGCTCGTTTGTCTGAAAGGGTAATCTAGTCCTCAGATATCAATTTCGATAAAGTATTTAATTGGTCTGATTCTACTATCACTCTGGCATGGATACGCACACAGTCAAAACTATTAAAGACGTTTGTAGGAAATCGTGTCGCTGAGATTCAGACCAAAACGGAAAGGAAAAGTTGGCACCATGTAGTTTCGAATGACAATCCTGCTGATCTTGCTTCTCGTGGAATTAGTCCCCAATTACTCATGTCTTCTGACTTATGGTGACATGGACCTTCCTGGCTGAAATCAAATTATTATTCTACACAACTTTCTCTTCTAGATGACATTCCGAAGTTAAAGACTGCCAAGGTCTTAATAAagcattaataattaataaagcaATTCTCTAGTTTGATTAAGTTAAAGAGATGTACTGCTTACATTCTGAGATTCATTAATAATTGCAAAATATTCAAGTCTTCCCTTTATGAGAGAGCTTCAGGTGCTTTAACTTCTAAGGAGGTTTCGAACGCTATGTTTTACCTAGTAAGGATAGTTCAGAATGAATGTTTCTCAGAAGAAATTCGCAATTTGACAAACAAGAGGCCTGTAAGCACAAAAAGCAAACTTATTTCGTTGCAACCATTTCTCAATCAATATTCAATTCGATTCAAATCGAATACTTCATGTTGGTGGAAGATTAAAAAATTCATCTTATTCTTTTAAGAAGAGACATCCGATTTTGCTGCTATCTAATAATTACTTTACTGATTTAATTTTTTAAGACCTGCAAGTTAATCTCTGTCAAGCAGGTCCTCTTCTTCTTTTATCTACAATGCGAAATGAATTTTGGCCTATTCATGGCAAAAATGCAGCCAAGCGTATCGTAAATGTATTAGGTGTTGTCGTGCAAGTCCACCTAGAAATCTGTCTCGAATTATGGGTGATTTACGGAAGGATCGTGTTGATCCATCCCCTCCTTTTTATATCACAGGCGTAGATTACGCGGGTTATTTTTTAGTCAAGGATCGAAAGGGGCCTGGATGCAAACTTTTAAAGGCATATGTAGCCTTATTCGTGTATTGCACAACTCGTGCTTTAACTACTCATTAATTTGTAGCAGCTTTTAAGCACTTTGTAAGCAGAAGAGAAAAACCTCTGAAGATGTACTCTGACAATGGAACTAATTTTCAGGTTGCCAATCGTAAACTAAAAGAGTTTTATGATTTTATTAAGACTAATAAGCGTGAGATTCAAGACCACTTAATAATCGAAAGTATTGAATGGCACTTCATACCTCCACAATCGTCGCACTTCAGTGGCCTTTGGGAGGCCGGCGTTAAGTCAATGAAATCGCGTCGTCGGCAATGCTCACCTCACGTATGAGGAATTCTCTACAATACTCACGCAAGTAGAATCTGTCCTTAATAGTCGTCCTATATCTGCCTTTTCATCAGACCCCAATGACCTTTGTCCTTTGCTCCGGCTCATTTTCTGATCGGAAGGCCTTTGACATCCATTCCTGAACCTTATTTGATGTCCATAAACGAAAATACATTATTGATAATGTATTGATATTGTAGATTGAACCAATTTCAGCGCCTTCAAAAAATGGTGCAGCACATTTGGTCAAGGTGGTTTAAAGAGTTCATAAGAGAGCAGCAGCAGCGGAAAAATAGAAACATTTTTTAAAGACATTAAAATTGCAGGCTAGTTCTTATCAAGGAGAAGAACTTGCCGCCTCTAATTTGGCAGTTGAGACGTATAGTCGAGCTGCATCCAGGTCCAGACGGAGTTTCCAGGGTGGTGTCCATAAAGACGACGAAATGGATCATCAAGAGAGCAGTATCTGTCATCTGCCCTCTACCATGCAGTGAATAGTGCTAGACTCTTAAACAATTTTGCTCATTTTTGAAATTGttaaattattgtattattttgaaaGACTTTTGCATTTCTGTTCCGTTTCGcatctttgtttattttaaacttatttgcCACAGTaataatatattcattttttatctctattcaaatattcaaatattAAGTATCGTCGgtttttaaattactgtaatttataaaaTAGGTACGTAATAAAAGTGTATCAACCTTACAGTTTTCTtcaccatgtatcacaaaaaatttgtttaaaatcctttataaaaggtatataattaaaacacccaatcgagctacatcacaaaacgttttcggaatctatattccatcatcagtgtgtctaggtgtacatattttgagccactaaatatttgggtaaaaatccGTTAAAT is a window from the Diabrotica undecimpunctata isolate CICGRU chromosome 10, icDiaUnde3, whole genome shotgun sequence genome containing:
- the LOC140451767 gene encoding uncharacterized protein encodes the protein MYQVLVDPEQRALQQIFWRSSPSDTLSTYQLNTITYGTASASFQVIRCLFQLASENKGLHPAASKIIKRDFYVDDLLAGENSAESLSIVCKDINNILNSGCFELRKWVSNDPVVLNKIQSSKSLSNLKSFVGEEKVKVLRLDWMCDSDTLTYKVADLSNPNKITKRIILSSIAQIYDSLGLLNACTITAKIIMQILWQEKQGWDEYVLCQSAKSFLRSGSISRRNYLD